One Candidatus Acetothermia bacterium genomic region harbors:
- a CDS encoding DUF47 family protein codes for MWFRRGRAVEVRGLIAEHLNLVEEAVASMARGVCAYLDGRPWEEVEELAVETHRREARADDVRRETELVLVRGALLAGTRKNLLDIVEGVDRLANAAEAAMDFLVLQRVKLPELLHPLIREIVDTIQDQMVDLKAAVAGLLDGAPDTMKRAAEVDRKESRVDEFQRRAIMRLFATELPLAEKILAREFVERLVEFADRAEDVSDLVIMAVAVQQP; via the coding sequence AGCGGAGCACCTGAACCTGGTGGAGGAGGCGGTGGCGTCGATGGCCCGCGGGGTCTGCGCCTACCTGGATGGCCGGCCATGGGAGGAGGTGGAAGAACTGGCGGTGGAGACCCACCGCCGGGAGGCCCGGGCCGATGACGTGCGGCGGGAGACGGAGCTCGTCCTGGTGCGCGGAGCGCTCCTCGCCGGCACGCGCAAGAACCTCCTGGACATCGTGGAAGGGGTGGACCGACTGGCCAACGCCGCGGAGGCAGCGATGGACTTCCTCGTGCTGCAGCGGGTCAAGCTCCCCGAGCTCCTCCATCCCCTGATCCGGGAGATCGTGGACACCATCCAGGACCAGATGGTGGACCTCAAGGCGGCGGTGGCCGGTCTCCTCGACGGCGCTCCGGACACGATGAAGCGCGCCGCGGAAGTGGACCGCAAGGAGAGCCGGGTGGACGAGTTCCAGCGCCGGGCGATCATGCGCCTGTTCGCCACCGAACTTCCCCTGGCGGAGAAGATCCTGGCCCGGGAGTTCGTGGAGAGGCTTGTGGAGTTCGCGGACCGGGCCGAGGACGTGTCGGATCTGGTGATCATGGCCGTCGCTGTGCAGCAACCGTAA